The proteins below are encoded in one region of Phaseolus vulgaris cultivar G19833 chromosome 1, P. vulgaris v2.0, whole genome shotgun sequence:
- the LOC137813280 gene encoding uncharacterized protein isoform X2, with protein sequence MASSFIRTLQRVWTRKRNPRALTTLAATARFGARTYGAEPEPLTKSPFDSNIIRILRNEIDYQHEYAPPHQPETKFNSFTVEERRGEQVVTLKGKFGECEDLRIEATMFDGCEHVPASGDDSSGVNVRLHLSLIVDISKGEGENELEFVCSAWPEGLNVEKVYLLRRGRMAARPYIGPDFRRIWMMRLR encoded by the exons ATGGCTTCTTCCTTCATTCGAACGCTTCAAAGAGTTTGGACAAGGAAACGGAACCCGAGAGCGTTAACAACACTCGCCGCCACCGCGCGTTTCGGAGCCAGAACCTACGGCGCAGAGCCAGAACCACTAACCAAATCGCCCTTCGATTCCAACATCATTCGAATACTCCGAAACGAAATTGACTACCAACACGAATACGCGCCGCCACACCAG CCTGAGACTAAATTCAATTCGTTTACGGTTGAAGAGAGACGTGGCGAGCAAGTGGTTACGCTTAAAGGGAAGTTTGGGGAATGTGAGGATCTTAGAATTGAGGCTACGATGTTTGATGGGTGTGAACATGTTCCGGCGTCTGGGGATGATAGTTCTGGAGTGAATGTGCGTCTTCACCTTAGTTTAATTGTGGATATATCGAAGGGGGAAGGTGAAAATGAGTTAGAATTTGTGTGCTCGGCGTGGCCTGAGGGTTTGAATGTCGAGAAAGTTTACCTGTTAAGGCGCGGTCGAATGGCGGCTAGGCCTTACATTGGACCTGATTTCAG ACGTATTTGGATGATGCGGCTGCGATGA
- the LOC137813280 gene encoding uncharacterized protein At2g39795, mitochondrial isoform X1, translating to MASSFIRTLQRVWTRKRNPRALTTLAATARFGARTYGAEPEPLTKSPFDSNIIRILRNEIDYQHEYAPPHQPETKFNSFTVEERRGEQVVTLKGKFGECEDLRIEATMFDGCEHVPASGDDSSGVNVRLHLSLIVDISKGEGENELEFVCSAWPEGLNVEKVYLLRRGRMAARPYIGPDFRDLSAKVQHKFYEYLDARGVNDELAVFLHEYMMNKDRIELLRWMDSLKSFVER from the exons ATGGCTTCTTCCTTCATTCGAACGCTTCAAAGAGTTTGGACAAGGAAACGGAACCCGAGAGCGTTAACAACACTCGCCGCCACCGCGCGTTTCGGAGCCAGAACCTACGGCGCAGAGCCAGAACCACTAACCAAATCGCCCTTCGATTCCAACATCATTCGAATACTCCGAAACGAAATTGACTACCAACACGAATACGCGCCGCCACACCAG CCTGAGACTAAATTCAATTCGTTTACGGTTGAAGAGAGACGTGGCGAGCAAGTGGTTACGCTTAAAGGGAAGTTTGGGGAATGTGAGGATCTTAGAATTGAGGCTACGATGTTTGATGGGTGTGAACATGTTCCGGCGTCTGGGGATGATAGTTCTGGAGTGAATGTGCGTCTTCACCTTAGTTTAATTGTGGATATATCGAAGGGGGAAGGTGAAAATGAGTTAGAATTTGTGTGCTCGGCGTGGCCTGAGGGTTTGAATGTCGAGAAAGTTTACCTGTTAAGGCGCGGTCGAATGGCGGCTAGGCCTTACATTGGACCTGATTTCAG GGACCTGAGTGCTAAGGTTCAGCATAAGTTTTACGAGTACTTGGATGCAAGGGGAGTGAATGACGAACTTGCGGTTTTCTTGCATGAATATATGATGAACAAGGATAGAATTGAGCTTCTGCGGTGGATGGATAGTCTCAAGTCTTTTGTGGAAAGATAG